The window AGGACTCTCATCCATCTTGTAGATGACTTTGATTTATCAAGAGAGATCTCTGTGGGAATCTTAGTGTCGGTTCCAGTGAATAGGTTTTCATTTGGCCGTTCCTAATTTGCCTGTCGCTGTGGGACTCATGATGAACATCCTTATGATCTTTTGAGGTGTGTGGAGAGGGCCGGGGACAACAATTTAGTGGAGGTTCAAAAGTTTTAATTAGGACAAAGTTAAAACAACATCCTTGTTCTTCTAGAATTATTAATGgagtatttcttttttattttatttttttcatgaaaaCTATATTTCAACAGTCAATAATTCATTATATAATTATTCAACTGTATTATcatctttcttcaaaattttaaattgatgtaGCATGATATAAcagttataattttatagtcgTTACAATACACATTTAATCGGTTTAAAACTAgtcatattataataattactaTTTTGTAATTGTAAATAGTAGATATTATAACACAAATTTGACTGCTCATCTAATATTTATATTGTAATAGTTACGAAATTATAGTTATTACAATATGTATATTATAGCTATGATTTTATACGATTCAGGATTTAAGTAGAGgacaataataaaaacaatatatTAGATGGCAGTTAGGTAATTGCACATAGATAGTTAGTTGGGTAAGACATCCTATATTGATTAAAAAAAGAGACGCCTATGATTTGGGAATCTTAGAAATAaagtagattttttatttttgccaaaattaaaaGGGCTTTTTTATGCAAATAATGAAAAGAATATTTATCCCTTTTGTATTTTTAatcttattataataattataaaatcataactaATTGTAAAAGTTACTATATTTTGTAACGGTAATAATTATCTATGTGGTAATAGTTATGACATAGTAACTATATAATATAATGTTCAATCAATGTTAACTAGTAATAATACATATTATAAAAGTCatgaattataattattatatacattattattattagtattgATTAGAATTAGAATATTATTGTAATATAATATTGACTAATATTGATGAATAATTTACTATATTAAAATAGTTATGAATTATAACCGTTATAATACGGAGTTAATGAATCAGTAATTACTATaataatatcaaaaataaaaatatattgatatagaataaaatagctttctaataataaatcaaaaagttGCTTCTTTGACGATTTAGACACCTTTTAAATTTTTACctgtttttttctttcttcaagtTGCCTTTCTTTATGCCATTGACAAAGACCGTACCTGTTGTTgtgtttactttttttttttttcgtgtTAACTTTTAGTCACTAAGGGAAGTAATCTTCCTCTAAAATGATTGAAAATGTGTAGTACTTGCAGATGCAGAATTGATTATTGTGGCCGTCAAACTTTCTCAGGGAATATTCACTGGATACTGCGGGACTTCACTGGATCACGGTGTGACTGCTGTCGGCTACGGCTCCAAGAACGGCACCGACTATTGGATCGTTAAGAACTCATGGGGCGACGACTGGGGAGAGGCCGGGTACGTGCGGCTGCAACGAAACATCGCCTCCGCCACCGGCAAGTGCGGCATTGCCATGGAGCCTTCGTATCCCATAAAGACAGGGGCGAATCCGCCCAACCCAGGCCCGTCGCCGCCTTCCCCCGTCAAGCCGCCCACCGTGTGCGATGAGTACTACACCTGCCCGGAGAGCAACACCTGCTGCTGCGTCTACGAGTACGGCAGCTACTGCTTCGCTTGGGGATGCTGCCCTCTCGAGGACGCCACCTGCTGCGACGATCACTACAGCTGCTGCCCCTACGACTACCCTATCTGCAATACCAGGGATGGAATATGCCAAATGGTAATGCCGTTATTTGTGATGCATTTGTAGGCTCTTACTGCTGCCTGACTTGTGTGTTTATTTAACCTGCTCAACAGAGCAAGAACAGTGCCCTTAGCGTGAAGGCCTCCAGACGGACTGCTGCCGTTCCCTATTGGACTCGCCCTGGCTCTGAAGCTCTGAAGAGCAGTGCATGAGAAGAAGATTAGCTACGGCCTCCAGAAGATCGTTTATAAGCTCGTAATCATGGTAGTACAATGCACTTCTATTATCATGCATATTATGGATACTGCACTGGAACTTGGGTTATGAATTGTATATGAAGTTGGAGATCTTCCTAACTGTTTTGTTTATAGTTTGGGAGTACTAGTTGGAAGTTTGCAACCAAATTTATATAGATTATGGTTAGAATACTGGCCAGCAAACTACACAATTCTCATAAACAAGAAGAGCTACAGGATAGGATAGTCGGGAGCATTTCACCAAATAAACTGAACTATCGGAGCCTTAATACACCGAGAAGACGTGTCGAGTGTGAGAATCAAGGGCCGAATGATCGAGCACTAGGAAAATCTTGAAATTTGTCACCAGATTTGAGTTGCTCGTAGCTCCTCTTTTCTCGTTTTCGGAGACCCATGCGACTTTTGGCATATCTAGGAAATTCGTTAAGAGAATAACTTTGTTGTATCGCTTATCTACTAGCATAAGAACATCGTGATAAAAGGATACTCCAAGCGCATTCCATCCCTACCAGATGAGTGCATTATGGTCCCTTGCAAATGATTCAAGGCAGCGGTAGAACTTTTGACATCCTGCAAAAATTAAATTCCAACTCGGAGATTTGATGAAGGAAATAAAGGTAAAAGATTGATACTATAGCATATGTTAAGCATAAGACCAAATTCTAATTGCTCGAAATATGAAGCTACCGATTCTAGTTGGAAATGTTAAGCATTACAAGGAATATAATTTTAATGGTTGAAGCTTACAGTTCTTGATAAAAAAATGGTTCCGTACGAGCAAATTCTAATATGAGAAACGGTAAAATTTTGcttagtgaaaaaaaaaaacttgacatAATTCTAATTGGTGATTGAAAACAAGAAGCATTAAGCATGACGAAAAGCACAATTTTGTTTGATGACCAtaggaagaagaaatttatgatTGGTGAACTAATAGTTAACGAACTATCAAATAATTTCTTGGCTACATTACCAGTTTCATTGCACAAACTGACATTTAAAAACACGTTACTATCCAATGAGAGTTCCAGTAAGACTGAAGTTTTAAAATTCATGGACTCAAGGATACTGCTTCGAGAATATAGAGGAAGGATTAACACACTTTGCTTAAGTTGAACAAAAAagttaaaactaaaagaaaaggaTGATAACAAATTACACCTGTACAGAATCATTTATCAACTCCATATGGTAAGTAAATGGGTTAAGTAGTACCTCAAAATCAACAAATGCAACAGGAACACTCTTCTTGTTCTGCATCTTCAATTTTAAAAAGCCTGGGCatctacacattgtagcaacaTTGTCTTAGGAATAGCAAGTAAAATCACGAGTTAAACAATACATTAACAAAGTTGTAAAACCTTGAAAAAACTTGAGTCAACTCCTTCTCGGTACAACTTGGACCCAAATTAGACACAAAAAGTGTTGGACAAGGAGGATTAATTTCAGTAGCATGAGtggatgaattattctgtgaaaaAAAGGACAATCCATGTTATTCTCACAACAGTTAACTTCTGAAGTAAAAGTATGCATTGTAGGTGTTGAATAATGAACCAACTGAAAGATGGAGGAATCCCTCATAATGTTGTGTTTGCATGACTACTAAAAAAGATTTTACAAGAAAAGCATCTAAAGTTAGAAATGTCAACTAGTAAATAGAATTCAAGTGTGCAGGCATCTAAATGATATTTGGTCGATTGAAGATGTCAGAATTTTGTATAAGCCAAGCTTCTTCATGTTCTGAGTTACATAAAAACTATCCTAAGGTTCAAGGAAATTCACGATTGATTACAACAGACCAACATAAAACAACTTTTCACAAGATGAAACATTCACGTCAAGAGAGAGAGATTTCATCTCACAGTTAATGCGCTGCAAGGATAAACTCTGAAGCAAACTGATGAGATACagtttatattaattttaaaaaataagtttttaatctTCTAACCTTAGTCTAAATAAAACCATAGCATCCATCAACATGGCCATACAAACCAACTTACAGTACAATTACAATGCATTTTCCAGATGAATCTAAAAGGAGAAGAGGTGTTTATCCTGTTCTCATCAATGGCAAAAATGTGATCCAAATTCCTCTTCATAGGCTTTGTGAAATTAGATTGGTTTGAAACGCCTATTTTTACCAAAGATGACACAAGGCTTACATTCTCTCTAACAAGAGAAACTAGAGTATTACTGTATGATAATTGAGATGCAACTCACCAACTTAGTATGCTCTGAATCATAAGCCAATTTTTGGTTCCTGCAATTAAAGGAACAAGATATTTGTCAGTCATATGCGTGAATATAAATCAACTGAGCTACAATCATTTTAAGTTGCTCACAACTTGTTCAGCATTTTCATAGCCTAGGTGCAGTTATGTATTATTACCAAGGTGTTTTACAAGTTTAGATATGCCAAATTAAGCATAAAACTGTGCTCAAAGTAGTGTGCATAACCTTTGTGTGGAGGGATAACCATTCAAGCTGTAAGGAGAATAAACCATTCCAGGCATGTGGGTGTTGCTTCCAGAACCTGCTAGTGTGAAGATTGTGCCAAAACGTGTAAACGTGAGATTTTAAGGAATGTGTACCCATGTGAGGAATTATTGCAGCTACATATCATAGACATTAGTGCCAGTAGAGTATGTCTCAGTTACATTATCAGGTAGCATTGTGGAGACAGACTACTAAATGCAGATAAAATAAGATGGTCAACCCAACAACTATTTTTAGATGCTAGCAAAGAATGGCTTCTATTACCAGAATCTCGAAAGTCTCTCGAATATGCAGCAGACACCCTAACTCTTCTATCAGAAGAATACGTGCTTTCATCtgctcaacaacaacaacaacaacaacaacaacaaaagttCAGGTACCAGAAACTAACATTAGGTGGCCTACGTGTTACATAAAAAAATGAAGCAATGCACCTGTTCTTGGACGTTTGGACTTAGAGTTAGATTTTGCAAGATCAATGTGAAGAGTTGATTCTCTTTCGAGGTCAAACACCAATCCCTGTAGATCATCATTTGACATTATGATTTGCTAAAAGTAGAAAATAGATATAATAGATTAAGAGAGGTAAAATGGTATTGCATTCTAAAGATCTGGAAcaaccaataaataaaatacatCAACTAACTATATCATATACCTCCTAATTCTGACAATCAAATTCTTGATATCTAACTTTTTACACAAAAATAGAAGTCTGATGaatacaaaataaaatagaacAAGCACGCAATAAAGATGCCGAAGATCAACTACTTGTGTAACAATTGAGAAACATGATGATGAAACACCCTAGAATGATCTCCAAAAGAGTTGACAATTGAACTTGACGAATGTACAAACTAACTTCTAAGAGTATAATTTTCTTCCTGAatgtacaacaacaacaacaacaacaaccaagtcttatcccattAAGTGGTGTTAGTTATATAGATTCTTTTACGttagctctatctcctactatatcatcgtttatacttaaataaattttatcttgttttattgttgttaatcAAGTCCTTTTTTTTCTacctctttctcgtttgatatgcatgtttgtcataatttcatatcgcctaactggaacatttattggcCGTTtctataccatcttaaacgtgtcattttccctcaatagatgcaactctgactttctctctaatactctcatttcttattctatccTAGTATGTCCGCACATCCacattaacatcctcatctcaggaactctcatcttctacttatgtgctcgagtcataacccaacattcagctccatataacaaaGCAGGCCTAATTgcgattttgtagaactttcctttaagttttagaggtattttacggtcacataaacaTCTAATGCTCtcttccatttcaaccatcctgcttgtattctaggtaagacatctctctcaatttcTCCATCggtttgcaaaaatgatcctaaatatttaaacctCTCGGTTTCGGGCAACTCgtcatctcttatcttaacaattgcctcatattactaaacttaaattctatatattctgtttttattctattaagcctaaaatctttctcttctagtgtttccTGTCTAATATTTTCTCCCTGAATGTCAAAAAAAGAAACATTGCAAATGGTTATagagaaaaaaatatagattAGAGTTCTATTATCCATTCTTGTGATGGGAGGTTAATATCAAGAGAGAGATCAAGTCACATTTGATATTAGCCTAAGAGATGAGAATAATTTGGAAAGGAGAATAAATAATGTTTTGACATCTAATGGGGAAAGAAAGATAAGAAAACTAGATGATACTGGAAGAGAAATGGCAGTAATTATCTTCTGATATTGCAATAAACAAAGAGATTGATTAAAAACATGACACTAATGGATGAAATTTAGGGTTTTAATATCTACACAGAGAGAAGTTGGACAAAGAGACTGTGTTTTCAAACGTATTGCATGTAAGAGAACTGTTGACAGACAAAATGAAGCCTAACATCTATCTTGGCAGAAAAGAGAAATTGGAAGAGACAAAAATTATTTAAGGGAAACTTTCAAAATGCCAATAAGGTTaaatatctttttttaaaaaaaaatgccttTGAGGTTCCATTGATATCCAAATACCCTACTTTTCCATTTTGCTGTCATAATGTCCCCTCTCCAATAACAAGTGAGTTGTTCACGTGTTAATTTACAAGGGTAAAAGTAGGTATTTAAGTATTAGAGAGGGAGCATTTCAAAATAAAAGCATCGACAGCATTTTGACATTTAATGAAACATTGAGGgtattttgaaaaagttattaAAGGTAGAGCAATACTTTGGTAATTTCCCCAagttttgatgaaaattttctctaaaattttaTGGTGAAATTTAAACTCAATTGCTGCTGCAACCAAAGATAATGAAGATGAGAGAGGAAGATGAAGTGATACTTCAAAACTAAATTGAAAAGCTAGAACATTGACATCATACTTTACCAATACCAACTTATTTTGAGAAATATATATGTAATTTCTGTCATGATTTTCCCTCTTTTCTGAATCTATGTTGCCAGAGAATGTGAAGAGAAGGACAAATCTATAGTGAACAAATGAGGGTAGGGAATCCTAAGAGAGACAAGGAGATGTGTAAGCCATGGATATAGATAAGATGGTCAAACTAAAAAAACATGACAAGAGGGAGAAagagaaaataaatgaaaatactGGGCACACATTAGATGAGCATTAGGAACTCAATAGTAGTAACCTGCAACAATGACATAATGCTGGAAAGAAGAAGAGTAGGCACAGCTAGTTGGATTTTGTTTAAATGGAGTAGAGTTGGCACAAGTAAAGACGTGACAATTGTGGGTGAAGAAAGATGACAGCATGGTGCAGGGATGCTACTATTTTTATGTTGTAAAGAGGGAGCTAGAGACTGTTCACGCAAAAGTTTCTAACAAAAGGGTATGATTCAAGATTTGTCCACACACAATGTTGAAAGGGAGTTTTCTTAAAACTCGTGGTGATTGTAGAGATGTTCCGAGAGTAGTATTGCTGCATGCTGAACAAAAGTTTGAGGACAAAACAAGTCATCAATCCATGTACAAATTGGATCTGAAATGTAGAGCAAAAGAGAAGTGCATATTTGGAGGAGAAAGAAGGGAAGATTGTGCCACTAAACTATAGCTTCCCCGTGAGAAGATTGAAGAAAGAAACTTAAATCTAGCAGAGGATCCACTAAGATACACAGTCACCATGTTGTATTTTCTAAAGGGATCCATTGAACTTATACATATAGGACTCTGACAAAATAGGCAATGACTAATACTCAATATGGTATTAAACAATTAACTCAACTAATTCATACCTAGACCACTAATAAATTCTCTAGTCAGACAAGTTAACTCTATTACCTATGAGGTGGCAAGCCAAAAGAAACATtattaaatttaactaaaatgatttaaaagatatGGATATTATAAGTAACCCAACTTTATATAAAGTTCAAAAGCAGGATACGATGGATGTAGCCAACCAACATAGTTGAGAGTAACACGATTTTGTTAATGTATGAAGAGGAAATTTGATTGGCCAGGCCCATGATATGCAATCACATATAAATGTACCAGAAACAGCAGCATGACAGCCACCGAGAATAGATGTTCACATATCCAATAATTTTAGACAATGAGGGAACCAAATAATATAGACAAATAAGTAGGTTATTCTGGGGAAAATCAAGAATATTCAGACATTTAAAAAGTTGCCATAATATACAAGAACGGAGTGAAGTTTAATAATTTAAAGAATCATTAACCACATTTTACAATATTGTAATTTGAAAATTTGATTAACACCGGAGAAAATCAATTGAAACATTGCTGAAAATATCCCAAAGCGAACTTGATTAGCATATGAAACATAGGTCTTATAATGTATGCCTGAGTTGACATATAAAAGATTCAATATTCTTTTTCAAACAAGTATCAGCAACAAATTATGCCTAATTGTTGACttcttaaaagaaaagaaattcctGATCCACCAACTCAATTAGACAATAAATAAAACCATTTAGAAATTCATTGGCAGGAAAGCATATCAATTTCATACATTTAGGGAGTGCATTGCAGCAAGCGCTGATTGTTGATCAGTAAAGACAGCAAA is drawn from Zingiber officinale cultivar Zhangliang chromosome 1B, Zo_v1.1, whole genome shotgun sequence and contains these coding sequences:
- the LOC121971025 gene encoding U1 small nuclear ribonucleoprotein A-like isoform X1 — its product is MDDRAAGYYRPPTAAGGYYRSPPTSGHHSYYPPPSVHSSPPPHGAPSHPYSRTPLPPLHQSQHSPPYALYQPPIYGATYVESADQPSFDDVRTLFIAGLPGDVKIREIYNLFREFAGYESAKLRSSEKSSQAYAFAVFTDQQSALAAMHSLNGLVFDLERESTLHIDLAKSNSKSKRPRTDESTYSSDRRVRVSAAYSRDFRDSAGSGSNTHMPGMVYSPYSLNGYPSTQRNQKLAYDSEHTKLNNSSTHATEINPPCPTLFVSNLGPSCTEKELTQVFSRCPGFLKLKMQNKKSVPVAFVDFEDVKSSTAALNHLQGTIMHSSGRDGMRLEYAKSRMGLRKREKRSYEQLKSGDKFQDFPSARSFGP
- the LOC121971025 gene encoding U1 small nuclear ribonucleoprotein A-like isoform X2, which codes for MDDRAAGYYRPPTAAGGYYRSPPTSGHHSYYPPPSVHSSPPPHGAPSHPYSRTPLPPLHQSQHSPPYALYQPPIYGATYVESADQPSFDDVRTLFIAGLPGDVKIREIYNLFREFAGYESAKLRSSEKSSQAYAFAVFTDQQSALAAMHSLNGLVFDLERESTLHIDLAKSNSKSKRPRTDESTYSSDRRVRVSAAYSRDFRDSGSGSNTHMPGMVYSPYSLNGYPSTQRNQKLAYDSEHTKLNNSSTHATEINPPCPTLFVSNLGPSCTEKELTQVFSRCPGFLKLKMQNKKSVPVAFVDFEDVKSSTAALNHLQGTIMHSSGRDGMRLEYAKSRMGLRKREKRSYEQLKSGDKFQDFPSARSFGP